The following proteins are encoded in a genomic region of Athene noctua chromosome 9, bAthNoc1.hap1.1, whole genome shotgun sequence:
- the LOC141963798 gene encoding uncharacterized protein LOC141963798 — protein sequence MPPAAPSSGWRGVSLPGLALLTSHGRDGRSRAFPAVGSGAGAAAAGAGGAGEREGRRTSRACGQQPPRPAGGERLPLRVSEEPSAQSAAGRTASVRPGSARVTPGAERPRSERARLRVSEATSCKSRETPAYSFRGRSAGRVEFQKKRRGRRKEGERSIRPVQFSRQCREREPRPHLVRAVRHLHLLISGGQPGTWSCRRGREKANRRKSLTCQILLAARRTAVSPELLGPSHPSCVSWSLPVFLLDSSLSGAAQLFLLTCIFRLAWSISLSPSCRSSLSLPCTLPLLLPFSIPLCPAPCSY from the exons atgccgccggctgcgcccagctcgggctggcgtggggtgtctctgcccggcctggcgcttctcacgtcCCAcggaagggacgggcggagccgagccttcccggccgtgggcagcggggcgggagccgccgcggctggagctggaggggccggagaaagggaaggaaggagaacgtcaagggcatgtgggcagcagccgcctcgccctgcaggaggagagcgcctgcctctccgggtgagcgaggagccctctgcacagtccgcagcgggccggaccgccagcgtgcgcccggggtctgcgcgcgtcaccccaggcgcggaacggccgcggagcgagcgagcgaggctgcgtgtgtcggaagccacgtcttgtaagagccgagagacacccgcgtattcttttagggggaggtcagccgggcgagtggagtttcagaagaagaggaggggcaggaggaaggaaggagaaagaagcatcagacctgtccagttctcccggcagtgccgggagcgagagccgcg gcctcatctcgtaagagctgtgagacacctacatcttctcataagtggaggacagccaggcacctggagctgtagaagaggaagggagaaggcaaacagaaggaagagtctgacctgtcaaattctcctggcagcacggagaactgcagtaagtcccgagctcttgggcccctctcatccctcttgtgtgtcctggtccctccctgtctttctcctagactcctctctttctggtgctgctcaactttttttgctcacctgtatcttccgtcttgcttggagcatctccctgtccccatcttgtaggtcttccctttctctgccctgtaccctgccgctcttgttgcctttctccatccctctctgtccagctccctgttcctattga